Proteins encoded in a region of the Pseudomonas sp. PDNC002 genome:
- the proC gene encoding pyrroline-5-carboxylate reductase, whose product MSSTRIAFIGAGNMAASLIGGLRAKGVAAGDIRASDPGAEQRAKIAAEHGIDVVADNASAVAGADVVVLAVKPQVMKDVCLALAPALSENALIVSIAAGIPCASLERWLGEVNGQPRAIVRCMPNTPALVGLGASGLFPNASVSAAQRDQAQQLLSAVGIALWLDEERQIDAVTAVSGSGPAYFFLLMEAMTAAGEKLGLSREVAGQLARQTALGAAQMATTSDVDPAELRRRVTSPNGTTEAAIKTFQANGFEALVEKALGAADHRSAELAEQLGR is encoded by the coding sequence ATGAGCAGCACCCGCATTGCCTTCATCGGCGCCGGCAACATGGCCGCCAGTCTCATCGGTGGCCTGCGCGCCAAGGGCGTCGCCGCAGGCGACATCCGCGCCAGCGACCCAGGCGCCGAGCAGCGCGCGAAGATCGCCGCCGAGCACGGCATCGACGTGGTCGCCGACAACGCCAGCGCCGTGGCCGGCGCGGACGTGGTGGTCCTGGCGGTCAAGCCGCAGGTCATGAAGGACGTCTGCCTGGCGCTGGCGCCGGCACTGTCCGAGAACGCGCTGATCGTCTCCATCGCCGCAGGCATCCCCTGTGCCAGCCTCGAGCGCTGGCTGGGCGAGGTGAACGGTCAGCCGCGCGCCATCGTCCGCTGCATGCCCAACACTCCTGCGCTGGTCGGCCTGGGCGCCAGCGGCCTGTTCCCCAACGCCAGTGTCAGCGCCGCCCAGCGTGATCAGGCACAGCAACTGCTGAGCGCCGTGGGCATCGCCCTGTGGCTGGACGAGGAACGCCAGATCGACGCGGTCACCGCAGTCTCCGGCAGCGGTCCGGCGTACTTCTTCCTGCTGATGGAAGCCATGACCGCCGCTGGCGAGAAGCTCGGCCTGTCCCGCGAAGTCGCCGGCCAACTGGCCCGCCAGACCGCCCTGGGCGCCGCGCAGATGGCTACCACCAGCGATGTCGATCCCGCCGAACTGCGCCGCCGCGTGACATCGCCCAACGGCACTACGGAGGCGGCGATCAAGACGTTCCAGGCCAATGGCTTCGAGGCGCTGGTGGAGAAAGCGCTAGGTGCCGCCGACCACCGCTCCGCCGAGCTGGCCGAACAACTGGGCCGCTGA
- a CDS encoding YggT family protein, whose product MTGLSTAAIYVIQTLGSLYLLIVLLRFILQLVRADFYNPLSQFIVRATKPLLNPLRRVIPGFGGIDFASLVLAILVQLVLMVITLTLMGYGVGGYILQLLVWSIIAVTSLFLKIFFFALIISVILSWVAPGSYNPGAQLVNQICEPFLAPFRKLLPNLGGLDISPIFAFIALKLIDMLVIGNLAAMTGMPQILSPFM is encoded by the coding sequence ATGACCGGACTTTCCACAGCTGCCATCTATGTCATCCAGACGCTGGGCAGCCTGTATCTGCTGATCGTGCTGCTGCGCTTCATCCTGCAACTGGTGCGCGCCGACTTCTACAACCCGCTCAGCCAGTTCATCGTGCGCGCCACCAAGCCGCTGCTGAACCCGCTGCGCCGCGTCATCCCCGGTTTCGGCGGCATCGACTTCGCCTCGCTGGTGCTGGCCATCCTGGTCCAGCTGGTGCTGATGGTCATCACCCTGACCCTGATGGGCTACGGTGTTGGCGGCTACATCCTGCAGCTACTGGTGTGGTCGATCATCGCGGTGACCTCGCTGTTCCTGAAGATCTTCTTCTTCGCCCTGATCATCAGCGTGATCCTCTCCTGGGTCGCCCCGGGCAGCTACAACCCCGGCGCCCAGCTGGTGAACCAGATCTGCGAGCCGTTCCTGGCGCCGTTCCGCAAGCTGCTGCCGAACCTGGGCGGCCTGGATATCTCGCCGATCTTCGCGTTCATCGCGCTGAAACTGATCGACATGCTGGTGATCGGCAACCTCGCCGCCATGACCGGGATGCCGCAGATTCTTTCTCCGTTCATGTAA
- a CDS encoding YggS family pyridoxal phosphate-dependent enzyme — translation MSTIAENIAKVRVRIREAEQAKNRTPNSVQLLAVSKTKPAADIRKAFACGLADFGENYLQEALGKQVELADLPLTWHFIGPIQSNKTRPIAEHFQWVHSVDRLKVAQRLSEQRPANLPPLNVLLQVNVSGEDSKSGCSPEDLPALAQAVAQLPHLKLRGLMAIPEPTEDVAAQHAAFARLRELMLALNLGLDTLSMGMSHDLETAIGEGATWVRIGTALFGARDYGASH, via the coding sequence ATGTCCACGATAGCAGAGAATATTGCAAAGGTTCGCGTACGAATCCGTGAGGCGGAACAAGCGAAAAATCGCACGCCAAATTCGGTGCAGTTGCTCGCCGTGAGCAAGACCAAACCCGCCGCCGACATCCGCAAGGCGTTCGCCTGCGGCCTGGCCGATTTCGGCGAGAACTACCTGCAGGAAGCCCTCGGCAAGCAGGTCGAACTGGCCGACCTGCCGTTGACCTGGCATTTCATCGGTCCCATCCAGTCCAACAAGACCCGCCCCATCGCCGAGCACTTCCAGTGGGTGCACTCGGTGGATCGCCTGAAGGTCGCCCAGCGCCTCTCCGAACAGCGTCCGGCCAACCTGCCGCCGCTCAACGTATTGCTGCAGGTGAACGTCAGCGGCGAAGACAGCAAATCCGGCTGTTCCCCTGAAGACCTGCCCGCCCTCGCCCAGGCGGTGGCGCAATTGCCCCATTTGAAACTGCGCGGCCTGATGGCCATCCCCGAGCCAACCGAAGACGTTGCCGCGCAGCACGCCGCATTCGCCCGCCTGCGCGAGCTGATGCTGGCCCTGAATCTCGGCCTGGACACCCTGTCCATGGGCATGAGCCATGACCTCGAAACCGCCATCGGCGAAGGCGCCACCTGGGTGCGGATCGGTACCGCCCTGTTCGGCGCCCGCGACTACGGCGCATCGCACTGA
- the pilU gene encoding type IV pilus ATPase PilU, whose amino-acid sequence MEFEKLLRLMVEKGASDLFITAGVPPSMKVNGKVLPVTKTALSPEQTRETVLSVMNEQQRRDFAENHECNFAISARGIGRFRVSAFYQRNLVGMVLRRIETTIPTIEDLKLPEILKKLAMTKRGLVIFVGATGTGKSTSLAAMIGYRNKNSTGHIISIEDPIEYIHQHQGCIVTQREVGLDTDTFEVALKNTLRQAPDVIMIGEVRSRETMDHAVAFAETGHLCLATLHANNANQALERIIHFFPADRHGQVWMDLSLNLKAIVAQQLVPTPDGKGRRAVIEVLLNTPLAADLIRKGEVHELKPLMKRSTEQGMQTFDQALYQLYTQGEITYEDALAYADSANDLRLMIKLGSETDADHLTTMTQGLTLELSDDDPNRRFR is encoded by the coding sequence ATGGAATTCGAGAAGCTGTTGCGCCTCATGGTGGAAAAGGGTGCCTCCGACCTCTTCATCACGGCCGGCGTGCCCCCGTCGATGAAGGTCAACGGCAAGGTGTTGCCCGTCACCAAGACCGCGCTGTCGCCGGAGCAGACCCGCGAAACCGTCCTCTCGGTGATGAATGAGCAGCAGCGCCGCGACTTCGCCGAAAACCACGAGTGCAACTTCGCCATCAGCGCGCGTGGTATCGGCCGTTTCCGGGTCAGCGCGTTCTACCAGCGCAACCTGGTGGGCATGGTGCTGCGTCGCATCGAGACCACCATCCCGACCATCGAAGACCTGAAACTGCCGGAAATCCTCAAGAAACTGGCGATGACCAAGCGCGGCCTGGTGATCTTCGTCGGCGCCACCGGCACCGGTAAGTCCACCTCGCTGGCGGCGATGATCGGCTACCGCAACAAGAACTCCACCGGGCACATCATCTCCATCGAAGACCCCATCGAGTACATCCACCAGCACCAGGGCTGCATCGTCACCCAGCGCGAGGTGGGCCTGGATACCGATACCTTCGAAGTCGCCCTGAAGAACACCCTGCGCCAGGCGCCGGACGTGATCATGATCGGCGAGGTGCGCTCGCGCGAGACCATGGACCACGCCGTGGCCTTCGCCGAAACCGGCCACCTGTGCCTGGCGACCCTGCACGCCAACAACGCCAACCAGGCGCTGGAGCGGATCATCCACTTCTTCCCGGCTGACCGTCATGGCCAGGTATGGATGGACCTCTCGCTCAACCTCAAGGCCATCGTCGCCCAGCAACTGGTGCCGACCCCGGACGGCAAGGGCCGCCGCGCGGTGATCGAGGTGCTGCTGAACACCCCGCTGGCCGCCGACCTGATCCGCAAGGGCGAGGTCCACGAGCTCAAGCCGCTGATGAAGCGCTCCACCGAGCAGGGCATGCAGACCTTCGACCAGGCCCTGTACCAGCTCTACACCCAAGGCGAGATCACCTACGAAGATGCGCTGGCCTACGCCGACTCGGCGAACGACCTGCGCCTGATGATCAAGCTGGGTTCGGAGACCGACGCCGACCACCTGACCACGATGACCCAGGGCCTGACCCTGGAGCTCAGCGACGACGACCCCAACCGCCGCTTCCGCTGA
- a CDS encoding cystathionine beta-synthase, with the protein MSNESRPAVLDLIGNTPMVRVTRFDTGPCTLFLKLESQNPGGSIKDRIGVAMIEAAERDGRLKPGGVIVEATAGNTGLGLALVGRAKGYRVVLVVPDKMSTEKVLHLRAMGAEVHITRSDVGKGHPEYYQDVAARLAKDLPNAFFADQFNNPANPLAHETGTAPEIWAQTGHDLDAVVVGVGSAGTLTGLTRFFQKVQPDLEMVLADPVGSIMAEYSRSGAIGTPGSWAVEGIGEDFVPSIADLSSVRHAYSISDEESFSTARELLRNEGIAAGSSTGTLLAAALRFCREQTEPKRVVSLVCDTGTRYLSKIYNDQWMTDQGLLQRKRYGDLRDIVARRFEEGRVVSVGPGDTLLTAFQRMRLADISQLPVLDGQRLVGVIDESDILLGVHDDPAHFRSDVASAMSTAPETLAPGASLKELEAVLARGLVAIIADASGFHGLITRFDLLNHLRRTLA; encoded by the coding sequence ATGAGCAACGAATCCCGCCCCGCCGTACTCGACCTGATCGGCAATACCCCCATGGTCCGCGTCACGCGCTTCGATACCGGACCCTGCACCCTGTTCCTCAAGCTCGAATCACAGAATCCCGGCGGCTCCATCAAGGACCGCATCGGCGTCGCCATGATCGAGGCCGCCGAGCGTGACGGCCGGCTCAAGCCCGGCGGCGTGATAGTCGAAGCCACCGCCGGCAATACGGGTTTGGGCCTGGCGCTGGTGGGCCGCGCCAAAGGCTATCGCGTGGTACTGGTGGTGCCGGACAAGATGTCCACCGAGAAGGTGCTGCACCTGCGTGCCATGGGCGCCGAGGTGCACATCACCCGCTCCGATGTCGGCAAGGGGCACCCCGAGTATTACCAGGACGTCGCCGCGCGTCTGGCCAAGGACCTGCCGAATGCGTTCTTCGCCGACCAGTTCAACAACCCCGCCAACCCACTGGCCCACGAGACCGGCACCGCCCCGGAAATCTGGGCGCAGACCGGCCATGACCTGGACGCCGTGGTGGTCGGCGTCGGTTCCGCCGGCACCCTGACCGGCCTGACCCGGTTCTTCCAGAAGGTCCAGCCGGACCTGGAAATGGTCCTGGCCGACCCGGTGGGCTCGATCATGGCCGAGTACTCGCGCTCCGGCGCTATCGGCACGCCCGGCTCCTGGGCGGTGGAAGGTATTGGCGAGGACTTCGTGCCCTCGATTGCCGACCTTTCCAGCGTGCGCCACGCCTATTCCATCAGCGACGAGGAAAGCTTCAGCACCGCCCGCGAGCTGCTGCGCAACGAAGGCATCGCCGCCGGTTCGTCCACCGGCACGCTGCTGGCCGCCGCGCTGCGTTTCTGTCGTGAGCAGACCGAGCCCAAGCGCGTGGTCAGCCTGGTCTGCGACACCGGCACACGCTACCTCTCAAAGATCTACAACGACCAGTGGATGACCGATCAGGGGCTGCTGCAGCGCAAGCGCTACGGCGACCTGCGCGACATCGTCGCGCGGCGCTTCGAGGAGGGTCGGGTGGTCAGCGTCGGCCCCGGCGACACCCTGCTCACTGCCTTCCAGCGCATGCGCCTGGCGGACATCTCACAGCTCCCCGTGCTCGACGGCCAGCGCCTGGTCGGCGTCATCGACGAGTCCGACATCCTGCTGGGCGTACATGACGACCCGGCGCATTTCCGCAGCGACGTCGCCAGCGCCATGAGCACCGCTCCGGAAACCCTGGCGCCGGGCGCCAGCCTCAAGGAGCTCGAAGCCGTGCTCGCGCGCGGACTGGTGGCGATCATCGCCGACGCCTCGGGCTTCCACGGCCTGATTACCCGATTCGACCTGCTCAACCATCTACGGAGGACCCTCGCATGA
- a CDS encoding TM2 domain-containing protein, with amino-acid sequence MSANPDTHSKVIGYLLWIFGFTGSHRFYYGRPITGTIWFFTLGLFFIGWIIDLFLIPSMDDAADQRYRAGGIDYNVAWILLTFLGVLGVHRMYMGKWITGIIYLFTGGLFLVGVLYDFWTLNSQISERNGPQRI; translated from the coding sequence ATGTCCGCCAACCCTGATACCCACAGCAAGGTCATCGGCTACCTGCTGTGGATCTTCGGCTTCACCGGTTCGCACCGCTTCTACTATGGCCGGCCGATCACCGGGACCATCTGGTTCTTCACTCTTGGCCTGTTCTTCATCGGCTGGATCATCGACCTGTTCCTCATCCCCTCCATGGATGACGCGGCGGACCAGCGCTACCGCGCCGGCGGCATCGACTACAACGTCGCCTGGATCCTGCTGACCTTCCTCGGCGTGCTCGGCGTGCACCGCATGTACATGGGCAAGTGGATCACCGGGATCATCTACCTGTTCACCGGCGGGCTGTTCCTGGTCGGCGTGCTGTACGACTTCTGGACGCTGAACAGCCAGATTTCCGAGCGCAACGGGCCACAGCGGATCTGA
- a CDS encoding DUF167 domain-containing protein, which translates to MPFYHWDGEDLILDCHLQPKASRDEFAGLHGERLKIRLTAPPVEGKANAHLLAFLGKAFGVPKSTVKLESGELNRQKRVRIPRPTKLPAELGIAAR; encoded by the coding sequence ATGCCGTTCTATCACTGGGACGGCGAGGACCTGATCCTCGACTGCCACCTGCAGCCCAAGGCGAGCCGCGACGAGTTCGCCGGGCTGCACGGCGAGCGCCTGAAGATCCGCCTCACCGCGCCGCCGGTCGAAGGCAAGGCCAACGCCCATTTGCTGGCCTTCCTCGGCAAAGCCTTTGGCGTGCCGAAAAGCACGGTGAAACTGGAAAGTGGCGAGCTGAATCGCCAGAAGCGCGTGCGCATCCCTCGCCCTACGAAACTTCCTGCGGAACTGGGAATAGCCGCTCGGTAA
- a CDS encoding PLP-dependent aspartate aminotransferase family protein, whose protein sequence is MSQHDDRLGFATRVIHAGQEPDPSTGAIMPPIYANSTYRQDSPGVHKGLDYGRSHNPTRWALERCVADLEGGSKAFAFASGLAAISAVLELLDAGSHIISGNDLYGGTFRLFERVRRRSAGHDFHFADLSQPGALEAALTDQTRMVWVETPSNPLLRLTDLAAIARICRERGILCVADNTFASPWIQRPLELGFDIVVHSTTKYLNGHSDVIGGIAIVGDNPDLAERVGFLQNSVGAIAGPFDAFLTLRGVKTLALRMERHCANALDLAKWLEQQPQVKRVYYPGLASHPQHELARKQMKGFGGMISLDLDTDLAGSRRFLENVQLFALAESLGGVESLIEHPAIMTHASIPPENRAALGIGDSLIRLSVGVEDVEDLRADLAKALAMI, encoded by the coding sequence ATGAGCCAGCACGACGACCGCCTCGGTTTCGCCACCCGCGTGATCCACGCCGGGCAGGAGCCGGACCCTTCCACCGGGGCGATCATGCCGCCGATCTACGCCAACTCCACCTACCGGCAGGACAGCCCCGGCGTGCACAAGGGCCTGGACTATGGCCGCTCGCACAACCCCACGCGCTGGGCGCTGGAGCGCTGCGTGGCGGACCTGGAAGGTGGTAGCAAGGCGTTCGCCTTCGCCTCGGGGCTGGCCGCCATCTCGGCGGTGCTGGAGCTGCTCGACGCCGGCTCGCATATTATTTCCGGCAACGACCTGTACGGCGGCACCTTCCGCCTGTTCGAGCGGGTGCGCAGGCGCAGTGCCGGGCATGACTTCCACTTCGCCGACCTGTCCCAGCCCGGCGCGCTGGAAGCGGCACTCACCGACCAGACGCGCATGGTCTGGGTGGAAACCCCGAGCAACCCGCTGCTGCGCCTGACCGATCTGGCCGCCATCGCCCGCATCTGCCGCGAGCGCGGCATCCTCTGCGTGGCCGACAATACCTTCGCCAGCCCGTGGATCCAGCGGCCGCTGGAGCTGGGCTTCGACATCGTGGTGCACTCCACGACCAAGTACCTCAATGGCCACTCCGACGTCATCGGCGGCATCGCCATCGTCGGCGACAACCCCGACCTCGCCGAGCGCGTGGGTTTCCTGCAGAACTCGGTGGGCGCCATCGCCGGGCCGTTCGACGCCTTCCTCACCCTGCGCGGCGTGAAGACCCTGGCGCTGCGCATGGAGCGGCACTGCGCGAACGCCCTCGACCTGGCGAAATGGCTGGAACAGCAGCCGCAGGTGAAGCGCGTCTACTACCCCGGCCTGGCCTCGCACCCGCAACATGAGCTGGCGCGCAAACAGATGAAGGGCTTCGGCGGGATGATCTCGCTGGACCTGGATACCGACCTGGCCGGCTCGCGGCGCTTCCTGGAAAACGTCCAGCTGTTCGCCCTGGCGGAGAGCCTGGGCGGCGTGGAAAGCCTGATCGAGCACCCGGCGATCATGACCCACGCCAGCATCCCGCCGGAGAACCGCGCGGCGCTGGGGATTGGTGATTCGCTGATCCGGCTCTCGGTGGGGGTGGAAGACGTGGAGGACCTGCGCGCCGATTTGGCCAAGGCCCTGGCGATGATCTGA
- a CDS encoding dynamin-like GTPase family protein: MSMERLSQQIDAYVTWKRELVREITRYRSWLERSRLNTPEIENRLERTLRLLRVDHITLAFVGEYSRGKTELINSLFFAGYGRRMLPSQAGRTTMCPTELFFDPRSERPYIRLLPIETRVAEASVAQFKRIPRHWVNIPLDTSDPANMALAFAQVAKTKPLPVEQAIQLGFHPDMLEASDKPGIVLVPAWRHALVNFDHPLLRQGLRILDTPGLNALGSEPELTLSMLPSAQSILFLLAADTGVTASDMAIWQDHIRQLGEDSHTTLYAVLNKIDVLWDDLAGESFVQNAIRQIQDTTARQLGIARDDVLPLSAKQALLAKVRGDRELLARSQMDALESLLCERIVAQKERLLEDAVVGQVLALVNNSQHSLRVRLEKVKEQQALLNDQQQDSGQLLFELTARTKDDHNLHHKRLLSLKTNQRLLRHQGEQLRDAVRAERLEQHLKKVHEKLRGSWTTVGINQAILQFFRTVQGDLVALGHEAETANRMVAAIYLRHNEENPLNALDAPQFRVERYLRELAKLQEKADRFRLHLKTLLTEQRTLTRRFFATVAQEVIGLHQRLREEAEQWAADALMPLMQYSLEHKQMLETHMLRLKSLAQETQQARQRSLLLGRYTEELETQLTEATDILRQLRRPSPLQRQAKVVNLPTSQRA; encoded by the coding sequence ATGAGCATGGAACGTCTCAGTCAGCAGATCGATGCCTACGTCACCTGGAAGCGCGAGTTGGTCCGCGAGATCACCCGCTATCGCAGTTGGCTGGAGCGCAGTCGGCTGAACACGCCGGAAATCGAGAACCGCCTCGAACGCACCCTGCGCCTGCTACGCGTCGACCACATCACCCTGGCCTTCGTCGGCGAGTATTCGCGCGGCAAGACCGAGCTGATCAACAGTCTGTTCTTCGCGGGCTATGGCCGGCGCATGCTGCCTTCCCAGGCCGGGCGCACCACCATGTGCCCCACCGAGCTGTTCTTCGACCCGCGTTCGGAGCGCCCCTACATCCGCCTGCTGCCCATCGAGACCCGCGTCGCCGAAGCCAGCGTGGCGCAGTTCAAGCGCATCCCCCGGCACTGGGTGAACATTCCGCTGGATACCTCGGATCCGGCCAACATGGCGCTGGCCTTCGCCCAGGTCGCCAAGACCAAGCCGCTGCCGGTGGAGCAGGCGATCCAGCTGGGCTTCCACCCGGACATGCTGGAAGCGAGCGACAAGCCCGGCATCGTGCTGGTGCCAGCCTGGCGCCACGCCCTGGTCAACTTCGACCATCCGCTGCTGCGCCAGGGCCTGCGCATCCTCGATACGCCCGGCCTGAACGCCCTGGGCAGCGAGCCGGAGCTGACCCTGTCGATGCTGCCCAGCGCGCAATCGATCCTCTTCCTGCTCGCCGCCGATACCGGTGTCACCGCCTCCGACATGGCGATCTGGCAGGACCACATCCGTCAGCTCGGCGAAGACAGCCACACCACGCTCTACGCGGTACTGAACAAGATTGACGTGCTGTGGGATGACCTGGCCGGCGAGAGCTTCGTGCAGAACGCCATCCGCCAGATTCAGGACACCACCGCGCGCCAACTGGGCATCGCCCGCGACGACGTGTTGCCGCTGTCGGCCAAGCAGGCCCTGCTGGCCAAAGTGCGTGGCGACCGCGAACTGCTCGCGCGCAGCCAGATGGACGCACTGGAGAGCCTGCTCTGCGAGCGCATCGTCGCGCAGAAGGAACGGCTGCTTGAAGACGCGGTGGTCGGCCAGGTGCTGGCGCTGGTCAACAACAGCCAGCACAGCCTGCGCGTGCGCCTGGAGAAGGTGAAGGAGCAGCAGGCGCTGCTCAACGACCAGCAGCAGGACAGTGGACAGTTGCTGTTCGAGCTGACCGCGCGGACCAAGGACGACCATAACCTGCACCACAAGCGCCTGCTCAGCCTGAAGACCAACCAGCGCCTGCTGCGCCACCAGGGCGAGCAACTGCGCGACGCGGTGCGCGCCGAACGCCTGGAGCAGCATCTGAAGAAGGTCCACGAGAAACTGCGCGGCAGCTGGACCACCGTCGGCATCAACCAGGCGATCCTGCAGTTCTTCCGCACCGTGCAGGGTGATCTCGTCGCCCTGGGCCACGAGGCGGAAACCGCCAACCGCATGGTGGCGGCCATCTATCTGCGGCACAACGAGGAAAACCCGCTCAACGCGCTGGACGCCCCGCAGTTCCGCGTCGAACGCTACCTGCGCGAACTGGCGAAACTGCAGGAGAAGGCGGACCGCTTCCGTCTGCACCTGAAAACCCTACTGACCGAGCAACGCACCCTGACCCGGCGTTTCTTCGCCACCGTCGCCCAGGAAGTCATCGGCCTGCACCAGCGCCTGCGCGAGGAAGCCGAGCAATGGGCCGCCGACGCCCTGATGCCGCTGATGCAGTACAGCCTGGAGCACAAGCAGATGCTGGAGACGCACATGCTGCGGCTCAAGTCGCTCGCCCAGGAAACCCAGCAGGCGCGCCAACGCTCCCTGCTGCTCGGACGCTATACCGAGGAGCTGGAAACCCAGCTCACCGAAGCCACCGACATCCTCCGCCAGCTGCGCCGTCCCTCGCCGCTGCAACGCCAGGCCAAAGTGGTCAACCTGCCCACCTCCCAGCGCGCCTGA
- the pilT gene encoding type IV pilus twitching motility protein PilT, with the protein MDITELLAFSAKQGASDLHLSAGLPPMIRVDGDVRRINLPPLEHKQVHALIYDIMNDKQRKDYEEFLETDFSFEVPGVARFRVNAFNQNRGAGAVFRTIPSKVLTMEDLGMGEVFKRVSDVPRGLVLVTGPTGSGKSTSLAAMLDYLNNTKYSHILTVEDPIEFVHESKKCLVNQREVHRDTLGFNEALRSALREDPDIILVGEMRDLETIRLALTAAETGHLVFGTLHTTSAAKTIDRIVDVFPAEEKSMVRSMLSESLQAVISQTLLKKIGGGRVAAHEIMIGTPAIRNLIREDKVAQMYSSIQTGGALGMQTLDMCLKGLVAKGLVTRDSAKEKAKIPENF; encoded by the coding sequence ATGGATATTACCGAGCTGCTCGCCTTCAGCGCCAAGCAGGGCGCTTCGGACCTGCACCTCTCGGCCGGTCTGCCGCCGATGATCCGCGTCGACGGCGATGTCCGCCGCATCAACCTGCCGCCGCTTGAGCACAAGCAGGTTCACGCGCTGATCTACGACATCATGAACGACAAGCAGCGCAAGGATTACGAAGAGTTCCTGGAAACCGACTTTTCCTTCGAAGTGCCGGGTGTGGCGCGCTTCCGGGTCAACGCCTTCAACCAGAACCGCGGCGCCGGCGCCGTGTTCCGGACCATTCCCTCCAAGGTCCTGACCATGGAAGACCTGGGAATGGGCGAAGTGTTCAAGCGCGTCTCCGACGTCCCGCGCGGCCTGGTGCTGGTCACCGGCCCGACCGGTTCGGGCAAGTCCACCTCGCTGGCGGCGATGCTCGACTACCTGAACAACACCAAGTACAGCCACATCCTCACCGTCGAAGACCCGATCGAATTCGTCCACGAATCGAAGAAGTGCCTGGTCAACCAGCGCGAGGTACACCGCGACACCCTGGGCTTCAACGAGGCACTGCGCTCGGCCCTGCGTGAAGACCCGGACATCATCCTGGTGGGCGAGATGCGCGACCTGGAGACCATCCGCCTGGCGCTGACCGCCGCGGAAACCGGCCACCTGGTGTTCGGCACCCTGCACACCACCTCCGCGGCCAAGACCATCGACCGGATCGTCGATGTGTTCCCCGCCGAGGAGAAGTCCATGGTTCGCTCCATGCTGTCCGAATCCCTGCAGGCGGTGATCTCCCAGACGCTGCTGAAGAAGATCGGCGGCGGCCGTGTCGCGGCCCACGAGATCATGATCGGCACCCCGGCGATCCGTAACCTGATCCGCGAGGACAAGGTCGCGCAGATGTATTCCTCCATCCAGACTGGCGGCGCGCTGGGCATGCAGACCCTGGACATGTGCCTGAAGGGGCTCGTCGCCAAGGGCTTGGTCACCCGCGATTCGGCGAAAGAAAAAGCCAAGATCCCGGAAAACTTCTAA